In Citrus sinensis cultivar Valencia sweet orange chromosome 2, DVS_A1.0, whole genome shotgun sequence, a single genomic region encodes these proteins:
- the LOC102621929 gene encoding G2/mitotic-specific cyclin S13-7 — MASRAVLPQNQLKGEVKQKNVLADGRGRRVLQDIGNFVTEGAPQGKKSITEVVNAAVGKEKSKVIDKPKKPESVIVISSDDESDESKPVNRKISRKEPNKSFTSVLTARSKAACGLINKPKDLISDIDVTDIDNELAVVEYVDDIYKFYKLTEDEGRVHDYMDAQPEINAKMRSILVDWLTEVHRKFELMPETLYLTVHIVDRFLSKETIQRKELQLVGISAMLIACKYEEIWAPEVNDFVRISDSAYLREQVLAAEKAILRKLEWHLTVPTPYVFLVRYIKASVTSDKEMENMVFFLAELGLMQYPTIVLYCPSMIAASAVYAARCTLNKNPFWTETLKHHTGYSEDQLRNCAKLLVKFHSAAAESKLKAVYKKFSSLDCGAVSLLKPAKSLLS, encoded by the exons ATGGCTTCAAGAGCTGTTCTTCCTCAGAATCAACTCAAAG GCGAAGTGAAGCAGAAGAATGTATTAGCAGACGGAAGAGGCAGAAGAGTTCTTCAAGATATTGGTAATTTTGTGACTGAAGGAGCCCCTCAGGGAAAG AAATCAATCACTGAAGTTGTAAATGCTGCCGTggggaaagaaaaaagcaagGTAATTGACAAGCCGAAGAAACCTGAGAGCGTCATTGTAATAAGCTCTGATGATGAAAGCGACGAGAGCAAACCTGTTAACAGAaaaatttcaaggaaggaaCCTAACAAGTCCTTCACTTCAGTCCTCACTGCTCGAAGCAAG GCTGCTTGTGGACTCATCAACAAGCCCAAGGACCTAATATCAGACATTGATGTAACTGATATTGATAATGAACTGGCAGTTGTCgaatatgttgatgatatttacaagttctacAAGCTCACAGAA GATGAGGGACGAGTACACGACTACATGGATGCACAACCAGAAATTAATGCAAAAATGAGATCAATTCTGGTGGACTGGTTAACTGAAGTTCATCGAAAATTTGAACTAATGCCAGAAACCCTCTATCTTACCGTTCATATCGTTGATCGTTTCCTTTCAAAGGAGACTATTCAGCGGAAGGAACTTCAGTTAGTCGGCATCAGCGCAATGCTCATTGCATGCAAGTATGAGGAGATTTGGGCGCCAGAAGTTAATGACTTTGTACGCATATCAGACAGTGCCTATCTCAGAGAACAAGTCCTGGCCGCGGAAAAAGCAATCTTGCGAAAGTTGGAATGGCATTTAACTGTTCCTACACCCTATGTTTTTCTGGTTCGATATATCAAGGCGTCTGTTACATCTGATAAGGAG ATGGAAAACATGGTTTTTTTCCTTGCTGAACTTGGACTAATGCAGTATCCCACAATAGTTCTGTACTGTCCTTCGATGATAGCGGCATCAGCTGTATATGCTGCGAGATGCACCCTTAATAAGAACCCTTTCTGGACTGAAACATTAAAGCACCACACAGGTTACTCTGAAGATCAGCTaag GAATTGCGCCAAGCTGTTGGTTAAATTTCACTCTGCAGCTGCGGAAAGTAAGCTCAAGGCAGTGTACAAAAAATTCTCCAGTTTGGATTGTGGTGCTGTGTCTCTTCTTAAGCCAGCCAAAAGTCTTTTATCTTAA
- the LOC102621257 gene encoding F-box/kelch-repeat protein At5g26960, whose amino-acid sequence MSESCNSRHFSWLMKSCFPNPHDGNCKSSIRASATRNHHLHHHCQSQSLTTSSTTLSSLPDDLLLECFVRVPSDSLSTLCFVCRRWSRLLHSPSFFNLRRHQNRLHNTVYALTPSASGFIASTLTFEPLDYTIFAWNTRIYVPTDYVFLGNLYEYLPQSRLASIGPRIFVIGRYATLRYDIWTDSIISLSRMLAPRKKFACAVVSGKIYIAGGSLCAAATVDEYDPDSNKWRVVSRAPRLRYGCTGASADGVFYVIGGLKIDGPPTGAADAQMYMSSMDLYDAGARVWLRSRAVPGGGCVIAACAAVGFIYVLTSHAVEMSFWRFDARRRHGGFGEWSRMKTPQLAQPVRLDGSIKFSLVGVGNKVMLALMKNGRVLRASDERFVWIYDTVAGDWSCGPDLPEYIPRATCVNLEC is encoded by the coding sequence ATGTCAGAGAGCTGCAACTCACGCCACTTCTCATGGCTGATGAAATCTTGCTTCCCAAATCCACACGACGGTAATTGTAAATCATCTATTAGAGCTTCTGCGACAAGAAATCATCATCTTCACCACCACTGTCAATCTCAATCACTAACCACCAGCAGTACTACGCTGTCGTCTCTGCCGGACGATCTTCTTTTAGAGTGCTTCGTAAGAGTTCCATCTGATTCACTCTCGACACTCTGCTTCGTCTGCCGCCGCTGGTCCCGCCTTCTCCACTCCCCCTCTTTCTTCAACCTCCGCCGCCACCAGAATCGCCTCCACAACACCGTTTACGCCCTCACCCCCTCCGCTTCCGGCTTCATTGCCTCCACTCTCACCTTCGAGCCCCTTGACTACACCATTTTTGCTTGGAACACGAGGATTTATGTCCCGACCGATTACGTTTTTCTTGGCAACTTGTACGAATACTTGCCCCAGTCGCGACTCGCTTCTATAGGACCAAGAATCTTCGTTATCGGCCGATACGCGACCCTTCGTTACGATATTTGGACCGACAGTATCATTTCACTCTCGCGTATGCTCGCGCCGAGAAAAAAGTTCGCTTGCGCCGTCGTCTCCGGTAAGATTTACATCGCCGGCGGCTCTCTGTGTGCGGCCGCCACGGTCGACGAGTACGACCCGGACAGCAACAAATGGCGCGTGGTCTCCCGCGCCCCCAGGCTCCGTTACGGCTGCACAGGCGCGTCGGCGGACGGAGTCTTCTACGTGATTGGCGGGTTGAAGATCGACGGGCCTCCCACGGGAGCGGCGGATGCGCAGATGTACATGAGCTCGATGGATTTGTACGACGCGGGGGCGCGTGTCTGGTTGAGAAGCCGCGCGGTTCCCGGCGGAGGATGCGTTATAGCCGCGTGTGCAGCTGTGGGGTTTATTTATGTTCTCACGAGTCATGCGGTTGAGATGTCGTTCTGGAGATTCGACGCGCGTCGGAGACACGGAGGGTTTGGCGAGTGGAGTAGGATGAAGACGCCGCAGCTGGCGCAGCCGGTGAGGCTAGACGGGTCCATCAAGTTCAGTCTGGTGGGTGTCGGAAACAAGGTGATGTTGGCTTTAATGAAGAACGGGAGAGTCTTGAGGGCAAGCGACGAAAGGTTTGTTTGGATTTACGACACGGTGGCCGGAGACTGGAGCTGCGGTCCGGATCTGCCGGAGTATATACCACGCGCCACTTGTGTGAACTTGGAATGCTGA
- the LOC102620687 gene encoding uncharacterized protein LOC102620687 — MDFQVVVLAGGTSKKLVPLVSKEVPKALLPVANRPVLSYVLEQLELSNIKDLIVVVEGADAALRVGGWISAAYVDRLHVEVATVPEDVGTAGALRAIAHHLTAKDVLVVSGDLVSDVPPGAVTAAHRRHDAVVTAMICSVPVSGLSEAGSSGAKDKTKKPGRYNIIGMDPTKQFLLHIATGAELEKDTRIRKSILRAVGQMDIRADLMDAHMYAFNRSVLQEVLDQKDKFQSLKQDVLPYLVRSQLKSEILINGAPQGQQAKENGNDKVSYRILANASTPSFHELYALGPNGSAPVRRTHKCCVYIASNSKYCVRLNSIQAFMDINRDVIGEANHLSGYNFSAQNNIIHPSAELGSKTTVGPHCMLGEGSQMGDKCSVKRSVIGRHCRIGSNVKVVNSVVMNHVTIGDGCSIQGSVICSNAQLQERVALKDCQVGQGYVVSAGCEYKGESLARKEK; from the exons aTGGATTTCCAAGTGGTGGTGTTGGCTGGTGGCACTTCAAAGAAATTAGTTCCGCTGGTGTCTAAG GAGGTGCCAAAAGCCCTACTTCCGGTGGCCAATCGACCGGTTCTCTCATACGTGTTGGAGCAATTAGAGCTCAGCAATATTAAGGATCTTATAGTT GTTGTTGAAGGGGCAGATGCCGCTCTCCGTGTTGGTGGTTGGATTTCAGCAGCTTATGTTGATCGTCTACATGTCGAG GTTGCTACAGTCCCTGAGGATGTTGGAACTGCTGGTGCGCTCCGGGCTATTGCTCATCACTTGACTGCAAAAGATGTTTTG GTTGTGAGTGGTGATCTTGTTTCTGATGTTCCGCCGGGTGCAGTTACGGCTGCTCATAGACGACATGACGCTGTGGTGACTGCAATGATTTGCTCTGTTCCTGTTAGCGGCCTATCGGAGGCAGGATCGTCTGGTGCAAAAGACAAAACCAAGAAACCCGGGCGCTACAACATTATAGGAATGGACCCCACAAAGCAATTTCTGTTACACATAGCTACAG GGGCTGAACTTGAGAAAGATACTCGAATTCGAAAGAGCATTCTCCGTGCTGTTGGGCAG ATGGATATTCGAGCTGATTTAATGGATGCCCATATGTACGCATTCAATAG ATCTGTTCTGCAAGAGGTTCTAGATCAGAAGGATAAATTTCAAAGCTTAAAACAGGATGTTCTACCTTATCTTGTTCGGAGCCAGCTG AAATCAGAGATATTGATAAATGGTGCACCACAAGGACAgcaagcaaaagaaaatggaaatgaCAAAGTTAGCTACCGAATCCTTGCTAATGCATCTACTCCAAGCTTTCATGAACTCTATGCATTGGGTCCTAATGGCTCTGCTCCTGTCCGAAGAACCCATAAATGCTGTGTTTACATTGCCAGCAACAGCAAGTACTGTGTGCGGTTAAATTCCATTCAAGCATTTATGGACATCAATCGGGAT GTCATAGGTGAGGCAAACCATCTGTCAGGTTATAACTTCTCTGCTCAGAATAACATTATTCATCCTTCGGCAGAGCTTGGATCTAAAACTACT GTGGGACCACATTGTATGCTGGGGGAGGGTTCACAAATGGGTGACAAATGTAGTGTAAAACGATCTGTAATTGGCCGCCACTGCCGGATAGGTTCAAATGTAAAG GTTGTTAATTCAGTTGTGATGAATCATGTTACCATTGGAGATGGTTGTTCAATCCAAGGTTCTGTGATTTGCAGCAATGCACAGCTCCAAGAGCGTGTTGCACTGAAAGATTGTCAA GTTGGACAAGGTTATGTGGTTTCTGCAGGCTGTGAGTACAAGGGAGAGTCCTTGGCCAGAAAAGAGAAATGA
- the LOC102620974 gene encoding feruloyl CoA ortho-hydroxylase F6H1-3, with amino-acid sequence MSSSTIPNSFDDVTDFVVNRGNGITGLVDSGIQKVPERYILPPQQRFDLTKVVSQDSILIIDVSNWDDPEVIKSICEASGKWGFFQIINHGIPLQVLENITDAAHSFFGLPNEQRSKYYKGASPSETVFLATSFSPQAEVALEWRDYLSFQYIPGNDQASALWPPVCKDEVLEYMKKAEIVIKNLLQVLLKGLNVKDFDRDTQHTLMGSPRINLNYYPKCPNPQLTAGVGPHSDISTITVLLQDDIGGLYVRGIEDDTWIHVPPIKGALVINIGDVLQIISNDKYKSIEHRVVANKIKNRVSVPIFVNPAPDAVFGPLPESGEIPIYKQLVFSDYFNFYFSKPHDGKKTIDYARI; translated from the exons ATGTCTTCTTCAACAATTCCGAACTCATTTGATGATGTCACCGATTTTGTAGTAAATAGAGGCAATGGAATAACGGGTCTAGTTGATTCAGGCATTCAAAAAGTTCCCGAGAGATATATTCTACCTCCTCAGCAAAGATTCGACTTGACCAAAGTAGTTTCTCAAGACTCAATTCTCATCATCGATGTCTCAAATTGGGATGATCCTGAGGTCATCAAATCAATCTGCGAAGCATCAGGTAAGTGGggtttctttcaaataatcaaTCATGGAATTCCTCTACAGGTTCTTGAAAATATCACGGACGCAGCTCATAGTTTCTTTGGGTTGCCAAATGAGCAAAGGAGCAAGTATTACAAAGGAGCTTCGCCATCTGAAACTGTGTTCTTAGCAACAAGCTTTTCTCCTCAGGCCGAGGTGGCTTTGGAATGGAGAGATTACCTGAGCTTCCAGTACATCCCTGGAAATGATCAGGCTTCTGCTCTATGGCCACCAGTTTGCAA GGATGAAGTGCTAGAATACATGAAAAAGGCTGAAATTGTCATAAAGAATCTATTACAGGTGCTATTGAAAGGACTCAATGTGAAGGATTTTGACAGAGACACACAACATACTCTAATGGGTTCGCCAAGAATCAACCTCAACTACTACCCAAAGTGTCCAAACCCACAACTCACAGCTGGAGTAGGACCTCACTCCGATATATCAACCATTACTGTTCTTCTTCAAGATGATATTGGTGGGCTTTACGTGAGAGGGATAGAGGATGACACCTGGATCCACGTCCCTCCAATCAAAGGGGCCCTTGTGATTAACATTGGTGATGTGCTGCAGATAATAAGCAATGATAAATACAAAAGTATCGAGCATCGAGTTGTTGCCAATAAAATCAAGAACAGGGTTTCAGTTCCCATCTTTGTGAACCCTGCACCTGATGCCGTTTTCGGTCCTTTGCCAGAAAGTGGAGAGATACCAATATACAAGCAACTTGTTTTCTCAGATTACTTCAACTTCTACTTCAGTAAACCCCATGATGGGAAGAAGACCATTGACTATGCAAGAATATGA